A genomic stretch from uncultured Pseudodesulfovibrio sp. includes:
- a CDS encoding FAD-dependent oxidoreductase, whose product MKYVIIGNGIASIGAIEGIRKVDTDNEILIIGAEDSPAYGRPLISYLLAGKIGPDRLALRPQEFYEKSKVSLKLGTTVTGIDTKAKTVTTDKGEIIEFENLLIATGGIPFTPPIPGSDGTDVYNFTNLAHAQTLISKAKEIKRAVVIGGGLIGLKAGESLFDRGVDVTILELSPRILSLAFDENAASLAGSRLAEVGLNVRCGVSAKEIQRDADGNLKGVHLTDGDFLQTDVVVIAIGVVPNYGLAKEAGIEVDRGIHVDDHMRTSANGVFAAGDVAQAKDLLFGDDRVIPIWTNAYNQGFCAGKNMTGTDIEFKGSLAMNSISFYGLPTISVGTVNPPEGDNSYTAAVTLDEKKKSYRKLVFQNDHLVGYVLVGDIDMAGMYTAFVKFQMPIPEEAKKQMLAGEPDVLMWPDDFFRETWNPEA is encoded by the coding sequence ATGAAATACGTCATCATTGGCAACGGCATCGCTTCCATCGGTGCTATCGAAGGTATCCGCAAGGTGGATACCGACAACGAAATCCTGATTATCGGTGCCGAGGACTCCCCGGCATACGGTCGTCCGCTCATTTCCTACCTGCTCGCAGGCAAGATCGGCCCGGATCGTCTGGCTCTTCGCCCTCAGGAATTCTACGAGAAAAGCAAAGTCTCCCTCAAACTCGGAACAACAGTCACTGGAATTGATACCAAAGCCAAGACCGTAACCACCGATAAGGGTGAGATCATTGAATTCGAAAACCTGCTCATCGCTACGGGCGGTATCCCGTTCACGCCTCCCATTCCGGGATCTGACGGTACCGACGTATATAACTTCACCAATTTGGCTCACGCGCAGACACTTATCTCCAAAGCAAAAGAGATAAAGAGGGCGGTTGTCATCGGCGGCGGTCTCATCGGCCTAAAAGCAGGTGAGTCCCTGTTCGACCGTGGTGTGGACGTAACCATTCTGGAATTATCCCCACGCATCCTAAGCCTTGCTTTCGATGAAAACGCTGCGTCCCTGGCCGGTTCCCGGCTCGCAGAGGTCGGTCTCAATGTTCGCTGCGGTGTCTCTGCCAAGGAAATTCAACGGGATGCCGACGGCAACCTCAAAGGTGTTCATCTGACAGACGGAGACTTCCTCCAGACGGATGTGGTGGTCATCGCCATCGGTGTGGTCCCCAACTATGGATTAGCCAAGGAAGCCGGGATCGAAGTGGATCGCGGAATCCATGTCGACGACCACATGCGCACCAGTGCAAACGGCGTATTTGCAGCGGGAGATGTGGCCCAGGCCAAGGATCTGCTGTTCGGCGACGACCGTGTCATTCCCATCTGGACCAATGCCTACAATCAAGGATTCTGCGCCGGAAAGAATATGACTGGCACCGATATCGAGTTCAAAGGGTCTCTGGCTATGAATTCCATCTCCTTCTATGGCCTGCCCACGATTTCCGTCGGCACGGTCAATCCGCCGGAAGGAGACAACTCCTATACCGCGGCGGTCACGTTGGATGAAAAAAAGAAGAGCTACCGCAAATTGGTTTTCCAGAATGACCATCTCGTCGGATATGTTCTGGTGGGCGACATCGATATGGCTGGTATGTATACCGCTTTTGTCAAATTCCAGATGCCCATTCCCGAGGAAGCCAAGAAACAAATGCTGGCCGGTGAGCCAGATGTGTTGATGTGGCCTGATGATTTCTTTCGGGAAACCTGGAACCCCGAAGCGTAA
- a CDS encoding glutamine amidotransferase family protein has protein sequence MKAPDRYYDFEKDISGCGIFGVINKKRGLIPGDMPIQAMTCMHDRGNGLGGGFAAYGIYPDHADKYCFHMMCDDDAGIKGSEEMIKKYFDLHYYEPIPTRRTLAIPNPPMFNRYFVTVPQKPDNEFWELPEEDYIVAVVMKINTAVPGAFVVSSGKNMGAFKGVGFPEDIAEFFRLEEYSAYIWTGHNRFPTNTPGWWGGAHPFTILNWSIVHNGEISSYGINRRYLCEHDYLCTMMTDTEVVAYELDMLIRKHGLSWEMTAKCFAPPFWDEIERMDPEDKELYTALRATYGPGMLNGPFAILVADNTRLMGLNDRIKLRPLLVAEKDDMVFMSSEESAVRDVCPDLDRVWMPKAGEPVIVDLED, from the coding sequence ATGAAAGCGCCTGATAGATATTATGATTTCGAAAAGGATATTTCCGGTTGTGGAATATTCGGCGTCATCAACAAGAAGCGTGGCTTGATTCCGGGTGATATGCCCATTCAGGCCATGACCTGCATGCATGATCGCGGCAACGGCCTTGGGGGCGGATTTGCAGCCTATGGCATCTATCCCGACCACGCGGACAAGTATTGTTTTCACATGATGTGCGATGACGATGCCGGCATCAAGGGTTCGGAAGAAATGATCAAGAAATACTTTGATCTGCACTACTACGAGCCTATTCCCACACGCCGCACCCTGGCTATCCCCAATCCGCCGATGTTTAACCGCTATTTCGTGACTGTGCCCCAAAAGCCTGACAACGAATTCTGGGAACTCCCGGAAGAAGATTATATCGTGGCTGTGGTCATGAAAATCAATACTGCGGTCCCCGGTGCATTTGTCGTGTCCAGTGGCAAAAATATGGGCGCATTCAAAGGCGTCGGCTTTCCCGAAGATATTGCTGAATTCTTTCGTCTCGAAGAATATTCGGCCTATATCTGGACGGGACATAACCGTTTTCCGACGAACACACCTGGCTGGTGGGGCGGGGCGCACCCGTTCACCATCCTGAACTGGTCTATCGTGCACAACGGCGAGATATCATCCTACGGCATTAATCGCCGTTATCTGTGCGAACACGATTACCTGTGCACCATGATGACGGACACCGAAGTCGTGGCCTATGAACTGGATATGCTCATCCGTAAACACGGCCTGTCGTGGGAAATGACCGCAAAGTGCTTTGCGCCGCCTTTCTGGGACGAAATTGAACGCATGGACCCGGAAGATAAAGAACTGTATACCGCGCTCCGCGCTACATATGGTCCGGGCATGCTCAACGGTCCTTTCGCTATTCTGGTAGCTGACAATACCCGGCTCATGGGGCTGAACGATCGCATCAAGCTCAGGCCACTGCTCGTGGCTGAAAAAGATGACATGGTCTTCATGTCTTCTGAAGAATCAGCTGTGCGCGACGTCTGTCCCGACCTGGACAGGGTCTGGATGCCCAAGGCGGGCGAACCCGTCATCGTGGATCTGGAGGATTAA